The Papaver somniferum cultivar HN1 chromosome 3, ASM357369v1, whole genome shotgun sequence genome includes a region encoding these proteins:
- the LOC113358805 gene encoding galacturonokinase-like — protein sequence MGRLSWPSEAELDDVKKMVAKISGRGVDEVKVVVSPYRICPLGAHIDHQGGAVSAMTINKGILMGFVASENQQVVLRSGQFQGEVRFRIDEMQHPRPVNCKNGEDCTSNGTTIHEECQWGNYARGASYALQRAGNLLKQGIVGYICGSEGLDSSGLSSSAAVGIAYLLAFECANNLTVSPTENIELDWLIENEYLGLKNGILDQSAILLSRYGCLTYMNCKTKEHKLVKSPKLQANQSKEEHGEYKILLAFSGLKQALTSNPGYNRRVSECQEAAKALLSASGNSLLEPVLCNVEPEAYDAHKDKLETNLARRAEHYFSENTRVTKGLEAWSSGKIEEFGNLISASGLSSIQNYECGCEPLIQLYEVLLKTPGVFGARFSGAGFRGCCLAFVDVNHAAEAASFVKDEYQKLQPKLANQLNQETAVLICEAGDCAHVI from the exons ATGGGTCGTTTATCTTGGCCTTCTGAAGCAGAG TTGGATGATGTAAAGAAGATGGTTGCTAAGATAAGTGGAAGAGGTGTTGATGAAGTTAAGGTTGTTGTCTCTCCTTATAGAATTTGTCCGTTGGGAGCCCATATTGATCATCAG GGAGGAGCTGTTTCAGCTATGACGATAAATAAAGGAATACTCATGGGGTTTGTTGCTTCCGAAAATCAACAG GTCGTCCTTCGATCAGGACAATTTCAAGGTGAAGTCAGATTTAG AATAGATGAAATGCAGCACCCAAGGCCTGTTAATTGTAAGAATGGCGAGGACTGTACCAGTAATGGAACTACAATTCATGAAGAATGTCAGTGGGGAAATTATGCAAGAGGAGCATCGTATGCATTGCAAAGAGCAGGAAACCTCTTAAAGCAG GGCATCGTAGGATACATTTGTGGTTCTGAGGGACTCGATAGTTCTGGTCTAAGCTCCTCAGCTGCA GTTGGAATTGCTTATCTGTTGGCTTTTGAATGTGCAAATAATTTAAcagtgtctcccacagaaaatatTGAATTGGATTG GCTAATTGAAAATGAATATTTAGGTTTGAAAAATGGTATTTTGGACCAATCAGCCATATTACTCTCCCGCTATGGTTGCCTCACTTACATGAACTGCAAG ACAAAGGAACACAAGCTCGTAAAATCACCAAAGTTGCAGGCGAACCAATCAAAAGAGGAGCACGGAGAATATAAAATATTATTAGCATTTTCAGGATTGAAGCAGGCTTTGACCAGCAATCCTGGATACAATCGCCGTGTTTCTGAGTGCCAAGAAGCAGCTAAAGCTCTTTTGAG TGCTTCGGGGAATAGCCTACTGGAGCCTGTTCtttgtaacg TTGAACCAGAAGCTTATGATGCTCACAAG GACAAATTAGAGACAAATCTGGCTAGAAGGGCAGAACATTATTTCTCAGAAAATACAAGAGTTACTAAAG GGCTTGAAGCATGGTCTTCTGGTAAAATTGAAGAATTTGGGAATCTTATTTCAGCCTCGGGTCTGAGTTCCATTCAGAACTATGAGTGTG GCTGTGAACCACTGATACAACTTTACGAGGTACTTCTGAAGACACCCGGGGTGTTTGGAGCTCGGTTTAGTGGTGCAGGATTTAGGGGGTGTTGTCTTGCATTTGTTGATGTCAATCATGCAGCGGAAGCTGCTTCATTTGTCAAAGATGAGTATCAGAAGCTCCAGCCCAAGTTGGCGAATCAACTCAACCAAGAAACTGCCGTATTGATTTGCGAAGCAGGGGACTGTGCTCATGTCATCTAG
- the LOC113360740 gene encoding uncharacterized protein LOC113360740 gives MNTEHRTTPLDPEEEGEKVSDFNDLICFHRVSYQSRQGEDEGKGFKEEAEGNPLREKEKGLQFALELLYGKNSSKVEFVMKLVKLDFKILFEEYKDAYSVHEEESSSSIQRQAKAVVSKPVTGPSRLVGFCSNEKVLGSVEK, from the exons ATGAACACGGAACACCGAACAACACCTCTCgatccagaagaagaaggagaaaaagtcagtgatttcaatgatttgatttgt tttcaCAGGGTAAGTTATCAATCACGTCAGGGAGAAGACGAAGGGAAAGGATTCAAGGAAGAAGCTGAAGGAAACCCATTAAG agagaaagaaaaaggactaCAATTTGCTCTTGAGCTCTTGTATGGGAAGAATTCTTCTAAGGTTGAATTTGTTATGAAGCTTGTTAAGTTGGATTTTAAGATTCtatttgaagaatataaggatgcctattcagttcatgaggaggaGTCAAGTAGTTCTATCCAGAGACAAGCCAAAGCAGTGGTAAGTAAACCAGTGACAGGGCCAAGtc gcttagtgggtttttgtagcAATGAAaaggttttgggctcagtggagaagtga